In Candidatus Woesearchaeota archaeon, the following are encoded in one genomic region:
- a CDS encoding Bax inhibitor-1/YccA family protein, with protein MRTSNPALNEKAFAVPLSGHKAMTVDGAINKSFILIALTVFTFLLSWDFALANPNALGFVLIGGLAAFIVALITIFKQEWSPVTAPIYALLEGALLGSISAVFEAIYPGIVFQAVGLTLAVFLSMLFVYKQKIIKVTDNFRRGLLIATFGIVVFYLVALVLSFFSISLPVFESGAVGIAFSLIVVAIAALNLLLDFDFIEKAAHRAPQYMEWYAGFGLLVTLIWLYLEILRLLAKLRDNR; from the coding sequence ATGAGAACGTCAAATCCCGCACTTAACGAGAAAGCATTTGCAGTGCCCTTATCAGGTCATAAGGCAATGACTGTTGATGGTGCAATCAATAAATCTTTCATCTTGATTGCGCTTACCGTCTTCACGTTTTTGCTGTCATGGGATTTTGCTCTTGCAAACCCGAACGCATTGGGTTTTGTTCTCATCGGTGGCTTGGCTGCGTTTATCGTGGCACTTATTACTATTTTCAAACAGGAGTGGTCGCCAGTTACTGCGCCTATCTACGCACTTCTTGAAGGCGCGTTGCTCGGATCCATTTCTGCTGTGTTCGAAGCTATTTACCCGGGTATTGTGTTTCAAGCAGTGGGACTTACGCTTGCTGTGTTTTTGAGCATGCTTTTTGTGTATAAGCAGAAGATCATCAAAGTAACAGATAATTTTAGGAGAGGTTTGCTTATTGCAACCTTTGGTATTGTGGTTTTTTACCTTGTCGCGTTGGTACTAAGTTTCTTCTCTATTAGCCTTCCTGTGTTTGAATCTGGAGCGGTGGGTATTGCGTTTAGCCTTATTGTCGTAGCTATCGCAGCACTCAACTTGCTTCTTGATTTTGATTTTATTGAGAAAGCAGCACATAGAGCTCCGCAGTACATGGAGTGGTATGCAGGTTTCGGTCTTCTTGTAACTCTGATTTGGTTGTACCTTGAAATTTTAAGACTTCTTGCAAAGCTTCGCGATAACAGGTAG
- a CDS encoding MgtC/SapB family protein, whose translation MFEEHLFEMLIALAIGAMIGLEREIEIQQKRIKDTVGVRTFMLIALLGSLTALLVDFHQWMFAAAFIVLSLFILVHYLLAGLSERKREMTTEFTAILTFILAAVAIEGYAQFAVLFAILILVILTLKRPLHTFARNVLASELQAAIKFAVITLVVLPFLPNVDFAPTDSSAIASVSKAISPQFFTVLSQLDVFNPYKIWLMVVFISGLSFIGYILVKTVGAGKGIGITALLGGMVSSTAVTSSMALESKRVKGISLAAAVGVLIACSVMFVRVLVELLVVNPSLLSLAALPLFAMTLSGFLGAYYFYHKQRSKHKHKHEVSFSTPFALGPALKFALFFGFVLILSKLGQLFFGSKGVLAASLVAGFADVDAITLSLANLAATGDISSTVAVTGIVLATMTNTAVKAGIAYLFGESLFSRRVVVALSTTVVIGILALLVF comes from the coding sequence ATGTTTGAAGAGCATTTATTTGAAATGTTGATCGCGCTTGCAATTGGGGCGATGATTGGCCTTGAGAGGGAGATTGAAATTCAGCAAAAGCGAATTAAGGATACGGTCGGCGTTCGCACGTTTATGCTGATTGCTCTACTAGGATCTCTTACCGCTCTTCTTGTAGACTTTCATCAGTGGATGTTCGCAGCTGCTTTCATAGTGCTCTCTTTGTTTATTCTGGTACATTACCTACTCGCAGGACTCTCAGAGAGAAAAAGAGAGATGACAACGGAGTTCACGGCAATCCTCACCTTTATCTTAGCTGCTGTTGCAATTGAGGGGTACGCGCAATTCGCAGTTCTTTTCGCCATTCTCATTCTCGTCATACTTACGCTTAAACGACCCTTGCATACGTTTGCAAGAAATGTGTTAGCATCAGAATTACAAGCAGCAATAAAATTTGCAGTAATCACGCTTGTCGTTCTCCCTTTTCTTCCAAACGTGGATTTTGCCCCTACTGATAGCAGTGCAATCGCTTCAGTTTCAAAAGCTATTTCTCCTCAATTCTTCACTGTGCTAAGCCAGCTTGACGTATTTAACCCGTATAAGATATGGCTCATGGTGGTGTTCATCTCAGGTCTTTCCTTTATTGGTTATATTCTTGTTAAGACGGTAGGAGCAGGAAAGGGTATTGGTATCACCGCTCTTCTTGGGGGTATGGTGTCAAGCACTGCGGTAACATCAAGCATGGCGCTTGAATCAAAACGAGTAAAGGGCATCTCTCTTGCAGCTGCAGTTGGAGTGCTCATTGCATGTTCTGTGATGTTTGTGCGAGTACTTGTTGAATTGCTTGTGGTTAATCCTTCTCTTCTTTCTCTTGCCGCACTTCCTTTATTTGCGATGACGCTAAGTGGTTTTTTAGGAGCATATTATTTCTATCATAAACAGAGATCAAAACATAAACATAAGCATGAAGTCTCTTTTTCAACACCGTTTGCACTTGGACCTGCGCTTAAATTCGCGCTTTTCTTCGGATTCGTGCTTATCCTCTCTAAATTAGGTCAGTTGTTTTTCGGATCAAAAGGGGTCCTTGCAGCAAGTCTTGTAGCGGGTTTTGCAGATGTCGATGCAATCACACTTTCTCTTGCAAATCTCGCAGCAACAGGGGATATTTCATCAACCGTTGCGGTAACGGGTATTGTTCTTGCAACAATGACAAATACCGCAGTCAAAGCGGGAATTGCCTACCTCTTTGGAGAATCATTGTTTTCAAGAAGAGTTGTAGTAGCACTTAGCACTACCGTGGTTATAGGCATACTTGCACTTCTCGTTTTTTAA
- a CDS encoding U32 family peptidase: protein MVELLSPVGDWETLAAALQAGADAIYFGIKGLNMRSGSARNFDITDLKEVAKRCHEKNVKCYLTLNTLVYNHELERVDKILDAIKQAGVNAIIVTDFGVIQKAREKGIECHISTQASIANIDAAKFYAQFSPRLVLAREVTLAQTKKMKEELKEQGINVEFEVFVHGALCVAESGRCFMSQFHNRISANRGQCLQECRKEYRITDVEDPRREFILDNQFVMSPKDLCALPILDKLVLAGIDVFKIEGRAKGPEYVFKVTKVYKEALQAIEQGSFTKEKVAQWLEELTTVYNRGFTTNFLLGTPTNDSWAGIYGSKATTSKQRLGKILNYYAKKGIAEAVLEDVTLSVGDTIAVTGPTTGYVETTVKSLHDENGETTTAKKTIVSFPIACKVRKNDSLYKIVKRDRSKAEEIIDSYEVHEPFKTTPRGKPLRGVSPGTIMEDEENGRKNLPTRNK, encoded by the coding sequence ATGGTTGAATTACTTTCACCTGTTGGGGACTGGGAAACACTTGCAGCAGCACTACAAGCAGGAGCTGACGCAATTTATTTTGGCATAAAAGGACTTAACATGCGTTCAGGCTCAGCAAGAAACTTTGACATCACAGATCTCAAAGAAGTTGCAAAACGCTGCCATGAAAAGAACGTAAAATGCTATCTTACACTTAACACGCTTGTGTATAATCATGAACTTGAAAGGGTGGATAAAATTCTTGATGCCATTAAACAGGCAGGTGTTAATGCCATTATTGTAACGGATTTCGGAGTTATTCAAAAAGCAAGGGAAAAAGGAATCGAATGTCACATATCCACACAAGCATCTATTGCAAATATTGATGCTGCAAAATTCTATGCTCAATTTTCACCTCGTCTTGTTCTCGCACGAGAAGTAACGCTTGCCCAGACAAAAAAAATGAAAGAAGAACTCAAGGAGCAAGGAATTAACGTTGAGTTTGAGGTTTTTGTTCACGGAGCATTATGTGTTGCGGAGTCGGGCCGTTGTTTCATGTCACAATTTCACAATCGCATATCTGCAAATAGAGGGCAGTGCTTACAAGAGTGCAGAAAAGAATATCGCATAACAGATGTGGAGGATCCTCGAAGAGAATTCATTCTAGACAACCAATTCGTCATGAGTCCAAAGGATCTTTGCGCACTACCTATCCTCGATAAACTTGTTCTTGCAGGAATTGACGTGTTCAAAATAGAAGGACGCGCAAAAGGACCTGAATACGTGTTTAAAGTAACCAAAGTATACAAAGAAGCGTTGCAGGCAATAGAGCAAGGATCATTTACCAAAGAAAAAGTTGCGCAGTGGCTTGAAGAATTAACAACAGTATATAATCGGGGTTTTACAACGAACTTTTTATTAGGAACTCCCACAAATGATAGTTGGGCGGGAATTTATGGATCCAAAGCTACAACATCAAAGCAGCGTTTAGGGAAAATTTTGAACTACTATGCTAAAAAGGGAATTGCAGAGGCAGTACTTGAAGATGTCACTCTTAGCGTTGGAGACACTATTGCAGTTACTGGTCCCACAACGGGATACGTTGAAACAACGGTGAAGAGTTTGCACGATGAGAATGGCGAAACAACAACTGCAAAGAAAACAATTGTTTCCTTTCCTATCGCGTGTAAGGTGCGAAAAAATGATAGTCTTTATAAGATAGTGAAGAGGGATCGTTCAAAAGCAGAAGAAATTATTGATTCGTATGAGGTTCACGAACCTTTTAAAACAACTCCGAGAGGAAAACCTCTTCGGGGCGTTTCACCAGGAACAATAATGGAGGATGAAGAAAATGGAAGAAAAAATTTGCCAACCAGAAATAAATAA
- a CDS encoding peroxiredoxin (with AhpF catalyzes the conversion of alkyl hydroperoxides to their corresponding alcohols; AhpC reduced the hydroperoxide substrate): protein MEEKICQPEINKPAPTFTAQAYHEDTVKEISLEDYRGKWVVLLFYPADFTFVCPTELGAFADAYDQFQKEGAEILSVSTDTVFVHKAWHDNSPTIKKIRFPMLADPTGKICKAYGTYINEEGLSLRGTFLIDPDGILKAYEIHDNSIGRSSEEFLRKIQAAKFTREHGGEVCPVNWKPGEKTLKPGLDLVGKI, encoded by the coding sequence ATGGAAGAAAAAATTTGCCAACCAGAAATAAATAAACCTGCACCCACGTTTACAGCTCAAGCATATCATGAGGACACTGTTAAAGAAATATCTCTTGAAGATTACAGGGGTAAGTGGGTTGTTCTCCTCTTCTACCCTGCAGATTTTACGTTTGTCTGCCCAACAGAACTTGGAGCATTTGCTGATGCTTATGATCAATTCCAAAAGGAGGGGGCTGAAATTCTCTCTGTTTCAACAGATACTGTTTTTGTGCATAAAGCATGGCACGATAACTCTCCTACCATTAAGAAGATAAGATTCCCCATGCTTGCTGATCCAACAGGTAAAATTTGCAAAGCGTATGGAACATACATTAACGAAGAAGGCCTCTCCTTGCGAGGGACATTCTTAATTGATCCCGATGGCATTCTCAAAGCATATGAGATCCATGATAACAGCATTGGAAGATCAAGTGAAGAGTTTTTGAGAAAGATTCAAGCAGCTAAATTCACCCGTGAACACGGAGGTGAGGTGTGTCCTGTAAATTGGAAGCCTGGTGAAAAAACGCTTAAACCGGGGCTCGATCTTGTGGGAAAGATTTAA
- a CDS encoding iron-sulfur cluster assembly accessory protein: protein MEQIITPDMTIGDVVGKYPQVVDTFLKYGLHCVGCHVNAFETLEQGAQTHGMPQEVFERMLKEVNEVAAKPIEEIRGVVELTPAAQEKIKQMREKQGNASYHFRIEVVPSGCSGLSYNFFFDDTISSDDEVIEYDGLKVLVDKESVPFLKGSRIDYIDSLQGAGLKVDNPNARGGCGCGSSFSV, encoded by the coding sequence ATGGAACAGATTATAACGCCTGACATGACCATAGGAGATGTTGTTGGAAAGTATCCTCAAGTAGTAGACACTTTTCTCAAATATGGTCTTCACTGTGTTGGATGTCACGTAAACGCGTTTGAAACACTTGAACAAGGGGCGCAAACACATGGCATGCCTCAAGAAGTGTTTGAACGCATGCTTAAAGAAGTTAATGAAGTTGCAGCAAAACCGATTGAAGAAATTCGCGGCGTAGTGGAACTTACTCCCGCAGCACAAGAAAAAATCAAGCAGATGAGAGAAAAACAAGGAAACGCATCTTACCATTTTCGCATTGAGGTTGTCCCATCTGGTTGCTCGGGCCTTTCTTACAATTTCTTTTTTGATGATACTATTTCTTCAGACGATGAGGTTATTGAGTATGATGGTCTCAAAGTTCTTGTGGACAAAGAATCTGTACCCTTCCTTAAGGGCTCGCGCATTGATTACATAGATTCTTTGCAAGGTGCAGGGCTCAAGGTAGATAATCCAAATGCAAGAGGGGGCTGCGGTTGCGGTTCAAGTTTTAGCGTATGA
- a CDS encoding ferredoxin encodes MTKTKLVVEHNRPDCIGCGACAAIFPQFWRMARDGKADVIDSTLREDGWEIKEFSEEEFELNMECAQSCPVNVIHIKKDGKQLI; translated from the coding sequence ATGACCAAGACTAAACTTGTTGTGGAGCATAATCGTCCTGATTGTATTGGTTGCGGTGCTTGCGCTGCAATTTTCCCTCAATTTTGGCGAATGGCTCGTGACGGAAAAGCCGATGTTATTGATTCAACGCTTAGAGAGGATGGTTGGGAGATCAAAGAGTTTAGCGAAGAAGAGTTCGAGTTAAACATGGAATGCGCTCAGAGCTGCCCAGTCAATGTTATCCACATCAAAAAAGATGGAAAACAGCTTATCTGA